Part of the Arachis hypogaea cultivar Tifrunner chromosome 6, arahy.Tifrunner.gnm2.J5K5, whole genome shotgun sequence genome, acaagaggttctccatttcatgaagaagacaaagtcaaagaaaggcaccctggcctttaagattgatttggagaaagcgtacgatagagtggattggggatttctgaaacaaaccctggtgagttttggctttcctcctccgacagtcaatctgattatgcgttgtgtcactgcttcctcactgtctatcctctggaatggggatagattaaatagctttactccgagcaggggtcttaggcaaggagatcctatatcaccgtatctgtttgtgttgtgtatggagagattgtCCTGTTCTATTAATCAGCAAGTTGATAAGGGCGTGTGGAAGCCAGTTGCGGTTTCTAGAGGGGGTCCAagaatttctcatttgatgtttgccgatgatttgcttcttttctgtaaagctgaaaaacagcaagttcaaactgtaatggtagctttggaaaatttctgcagagcctctgggatgaaggttaatgtggaaaaatctaaagcgctatgctccaagaatgtttcagcgacaagaaaagagattttcactGGAGTCTCTTCCATCAGATTCGTTCAGAACTTGGGCAAGTATttaggggtgaaccttaatcactctcgggtaacacgcgcaactttcaacgatgttttggacaagattcggggaaggctagccagctggaaaggaagattgcttaataaggcaggcagactctgtttgctcaactcggtagtgactgcgattcctacttatcgcatgcaagtatctctcttccctaaaggggtaactaataagatagaatccatgatgcgaaactttctatggaagggtcaagctgatggtagaggcctgaatctagttaactggaaagtgttggtcactcctaagaagtttggaggtctgggaattagagatcccttttgtgccaatattgctcttcttggaaaactagtttggcaactttttcaccatcccaacaagctatgggttcaactgttgacggagaaataccattcttctaaggatgattgttttagtcggtctcgaggaagtggatcttatgtttggaagagtatatgtcgagcttgggatatcctaaaggaaggttttagttggtgcattggggatttggaacagaacttttggttttctaaatggagaagagaggggcgactgtgtcaggagatggattatgttcacatttctgattcggatctcaggatcttggacctttggtcatctggacagtggaaccttgagaatatctattctcctctgaatcagtctctgcagagcaacattaattcttacaacccagatgttcaagctggttcagaggtcggttggtgttggactggtgcggcctcaaaggtttatgatgctcatagtggttatttatggctcagtaagaagatgtttagttgggaggataggggtaattggctttggctttggcgtcaacatgttccggaaaagcacaaatttttggcctggctatgtcttcgggaggctcttcctactgctgcaTTTCGTTTTAGAAGGGGCATTTCGCACACGGATAGCTGTCCACGATGTTTCTCAAGTCAGgagtcggttttacattgtattcgggattgtccaaaagcccaacttgtttggcaagctttagggatctccgatcaaccagtggatttgatgagttggttcttacataatagcaaacagcgcccctttagattcttttctggtctctggtggatttggtgttcgagaaacaacgagatctttcatcctcacgagcattggaccacagataaggtgattggtatggctttgtccttagaaaaggagctccgaaatatttttgagttgcaacgactatctatcccctcaaccattagtggctcttggattcccccctcagtgggtacctttaagattaattgtgatgctagctatcctggcagtggtgctcgagttggttttgcttgtgttagcagagattggaagggaaggtggcaacgaggctgtctgggaacaattgagagtcgtagcattttgcaaggagagttgtttgctatttggagaggctttcttttagcatgggactcgggacaaagagacattatatgtgagacagactgtgtggaggcttttactattgtcaataatttacaagattgctctgggtttactgatcctttggtgttaaaaatccgagatatcatgtcttggaaatggcgtgctgatcttcggttgatcttgagagatgcaaatacagtagcagacatcatgacaaagactgcaatgaggactatttctccccaagtggagcttccattgccttggaaggagtttgagagtagtattcagcgggactgcctttcttaagcagtttcttgtttttttttctttcttagtttttgtttatttttcttttaagtcaccaaaaaaaaaatttgatatatagtaaaaaaatttgagtaataacaatttttttaaattaaattaataattctatttgatatctttgcgttaaaatatattattaataggctactaatactaaatgaaataatatatatatatatatatatatatatatatatatatatatatatatatatattatgaaaaccatttataaactcaacaagctcaaaatattaataatattattaatctattaatttagtttaaagtgataaaaaaattaaatttgttattacttaaaaaaatttactatatatcaaataacgtgtttattaatttttattttattataaaaattatctaaatcataatattaataatatatcataggttattattattaatgtattaactgaattttaatatttattatttatatatatttaaaaattatatttgaaaattataatattcataataaatgatatttttaaatttgaataatttattaattaatttgtatttattaattattatactatatattcaataatttattaaaaaatattaatataatgaataaaaaaattaaaaagatattgttTAAAGAATAGGGACAAATAAATCACTAACCAATTTGAATTTAGAGAGAACTAGAATGAGACATagtaaattaatgatagtatataataaatattaaaaatggctatattttgtagaattaaattaaatatgtgtaaactaaagttaaatttaaaaggtgttttgtttaaaataatttgtagtacaaaagatttggatgttggagttgtacaaagtgatatttttatttggttgtttgatttttgtatttgttttagttgatggaCTTAGTCTTCTTATGTGGCACTTGTCCTCCTTTTTCTGTATTGGTTATTGTTAGAGTTGTTGCTCTTTGATCCCAAACAATGTCTCAAGTGATGCAAATTCAAAAGTGTTGGAAAATGttgaaaattgaatctttaatttctttcacaATAATTGTgagtaaaaaattttctttcattgTACTTTTAATTTGTCTATACAAATCATTTGcatcttctatttttaaattttttatagtgtAGACTTTTTCTTCTTATAACAAATGTTTGAATTTGTTCATCATATTTATCTTCACAATTACATGAAGAGATGTTTTCTGTAGTGTTAGTAAATcatagttaataattaattaaaaaaattgattacatttattttttttaagttattagaaAATGAACCATGAATAGCATATTgaaaaaaacataattttaacgatattaaaatacaattatatataaagtattataaaataatataaaaagaagtaaagtatcatttttgttccCAATGTTGGGagtaagttttaaagttgttcctAACATTtcaatcatcctatttaagtccccaacgtttcaaaattgacttaaTGTTGTCTTATCGTTAGGGatccattaacagaattgacggcaggacaaaattgagacgattttgaaacgttagaagTTTAAATAGggcgaaaacgttggggacaaaaatgatacatagaaatcaattttagttttatccttcaataatatcaattttttactgtacataatattcaattattttttaatcacatctaagtaaattatacctaatcatattactttcattctaaataaatttatttttttttataattttacacttaaaattaaaattataagttaatataaaaatataaaaaaatttattcaaaatgaaagttatgtgattaagtgtaatttacttagatgtaattaaaacataattgaatattatgtacagtaaaaaattgatattattgatggataaaattaaaatttatttctatgtatcatttttgtccccaacgttttcgttctaattaagtccctaacgtttcaaaatcgtctcaattttgtcttgCTGTCAAGTCTGTTAACGGATTCCTAATTGTAGGACAACATTGAACCaagaaaaagtctagggggccagcaacttttgtattttgtggccaacacttaaccatcaaaagaaaagtgagtgatctcttactattagatgtaatctcacaccattaaaaacactattgatgaccaactgatggttacaaaacacaaaaattgctggtcccctaacactcctcttgagccaatttttaaaatgttagggacttaaataggactaTTAAAATTTTAGGACAACTTTGATATTTAtcccaaacgttggagacaaaaatgatactttactcatataaaaagtataaaaagaaaaaataattaaagtatttttttcataaattcaatttaaaaatacaataaatatgttttgtttctaccttTTCAACTAATATAATTCTTTCTAAGTAAAAGACTTTTCTTCATCTCTGGGTGTTAATGTTTTCCATAGACGAACTACGTAAACTTTGATAAACTTTGATAAACCAATTATCTGTTTGTTTGGTGATATTGtccaaagaatgatgctctatagagtaagtttgagatgttgtagtgtgaaaataatttttttgtgctaaatttgatgttatttgaagaagcagtgataagagacttatataaatagttcaaatagtatggaatttgaatatttgtaacgtaaGATTTATTATGATTGATagattattatgacatttgtaatatgtatgtttattacatttaatgagttatttatagaaattaataaattaattattgggttataaatttattgaattgtttataacggtaaaatataataaatatagggatATAGATTCTTGTAAGTTACAAATTTGGTTAAACactattaatttctaattattgttATTGGTAATTTTGCAGTctaatttacatatatttttattacttgtatatttttttgtatattttatttttttgctgatttgaaaataataattgatttgGCAAAAActgagtggttgattctaaaattttgtcaGTAAACAATGTTGCTAACATGGTATTAACAGGAGGAGAAAGATATCTTAAAAGTAATGAGTAAACTTAcctatctacttttatatattaagaatagatagattaaattccttttaatttttgaaccTGACATGTTAGAATTGACAAAAAAACACCTAAGAGACCACGTTGTGTCACGAAAGCAGAGCTGCGTTTGTTTTTGGAGATGTGACGGAAGAGCTGCGTTTGTTTTTGGAGATGTGACAGAACATGACAGTGAGGACAGAGACAATAGAATagagatattaaaaattattctttgtATATTGTGTTTGGATATGTTGTACAAAGTGCAGTATTATGTTTGAATATATATAGACaagattaaaatattatataaaatgactaaaatagttatacaattctaaattttttacatcaaatacaaactaatttaatagAAAATAAGAATATACAGAAAATTATAAGAAGAATTAGTCTATATAAAAATAGTATTGAAGTAATAATGATAACATAAAAAGGTTCTATAAAAAAGAGAAAGTatctaaaaaaaagaaagtagaaatagaaaaaaaaaagtgagaagaAGAGAGTACTTTTCTTAGAataacaatgtaaaaaaaatttaaattaagaaaaataagaaggaataataataaaataataaaaaatatataccaacaaaaatagaaaaaattttcatttaaaaaaataaaaagctcctTATTCACCTTTTAAAATTCTGTATCTATTATTGTCTTGGAGATAATGTATTTAATGTCTATGTCTTTATTTTTGAACACTTTTTAAGTATTTGTTGTCTACATTGTTATTctaaaaaatagacaaaaaactGAGTTGATAGTTCACTCTTTCATTTGTTGCTAAAAGAGTAAAAGGTTCtccttttcttttatattttgtccCTTCGTATTTCCCAATTTACCCTCTTTGTCTACCTTCCTCCAGCTTGTGTCATGTTGAATCCTAGCCTTGCATTGGAAATCATGGAGTTCGTGGGCGCCAAGGTCAGGAAAACTCCTTTTCATGCCAGATCTGCCTATTCTCCGCCTCATAGATTTGTTCGAGCATGGTGGCGATGACGATAGCTAGTGTTGATTCCTCGGCGCCTGGGTAACCGCTATTCAGTGCTAGTTCAGCCGCTTCGGGTGAGTTGtttcttttccccttttatttttagttttttctccctttttgtaaaaaatattttggtcTATTGATTGGGCTCGTCTATTGTGTTGTCTTTATGCCTAAGGTAGCAAGTTTATCGGCATTTCTTAGTTGGATGGGATCCGTACCTGTGTTGAAGTGGCCTAGGAATGGTTATAGAAAGCTGAATCATAAAGAATCCGATAATGCACTACTTCCAATGGCCGAATTGAAAAAGGTTTGTTCTTAACCTGATCTTGCTGTTTTGCTGATATGGAAACATACTTCAGTAGCActtttatttaagaaagaaaaTTTATACATTAATACTCTAATTCCTTCTTTATCTAATTGAAAAAGGGCAACAAGGCATCCTTCGAAAAAAGTCAGAGTTGTCTTGAAAGTTCTGATGAATCTTATGACAAGCAACTTTATGGATGGTATGGTGCCATTCAGAGACAGATTCGAAGATCTCAATACCAAATGCGATACAGTCAACCAGTTCGAATAACAGTTTCCATTGTTGTTCTCCTTTGCTTGATTGGTAAGTTGTTTGTATCTCTGTGCAACCGTGTGTTCCACATTCATATAGACACAAGTGTACTTGCATGTCCTTCAATTTCTTAGTGATAAAAAGCTTCTTGCAACTTTGGAATTTAAGTAATTTGATAATTGAATGGCCTTCTTGCTTAGAAGTTGGGTTTACTATATAATCTCTAGGTTATAGTTGATTCCTTAGTTAGAAAAGGTTGCACATGTTGCCATCACTTCCTGCTTATTCTTTCCCTCTTTTGTTGAGTTGACTTTGTTGCTCATTATTGGGGAGTTTCCAAATATCATATAGTAAACCATGGCTCAtgagaatttgaatttgaataactTGTTACTTTTTAGCACCATGTTTGTTCAGCATCTCTTACCAATTACCATAGACTCTCTTGGTATTTTGTATGTAATGTAGCTTACACTTATCGTTATCTCTGCAGTTTTAATTGCGATTCGCGCTATGTAGAAGGAAGAAGGCTTAGACACACGTGATGATATCAGTTTGTAGCtggcaagagcatgaggaatgaCAAGCTTTTGCTTCAAGCTAATTTAACATTTCAAATGCTTTGGGATTTAATATTTATAGCCAACCATAGCATTTACTCAGTTATTCATTTGTTGCTAAAAAgttctccttttcttcttcttctttttttttccccttccTATTTTAAAATTGTTCATCAAGAGCTCTCTCTTGTAGTGGTATCACAAGTCATAAGATGCATGAGATGGAGATGAAAGAGGGAATGGACATGTTAGACcttcttgatgagctttggtttTGTACCGACTCCTTTTATAACATGTACATATTCAAGATGATGTTTTATTACTCTTTTCACTCAATTGTAAATTTTGTATTAATCAAGAACTCTTTGCAAAATTAGCATCTAGAGCTAACATATTAACCCAGCATTGAAAGCAAGAGTTTCCAAATTATATGAGGTTGATCACAAAATTACATCTCTTCGtattttaaaagagaaaaatgataGAACCAATATTCATTGCCATGTTAGGTGCTTGTTGATGTTAATGGAACCCAACCATAAACTTTAAACTCTCCTCAAATTCTGTGAGCATTTCAATGCAATCATTGGATAGAAACATTTAAACCAATATGTATCTCCTAGAATTCTTAAtatttgcaaaaaaaaatggaaaaaaaactatGATAGGCACCATTAATGAatacttttatataaataaaaaatctttatttCTAAAAGCACAAAGGAGCATTATTTATCAAGATATTTTTTACGGATAATACATGCAGTTTGTCTAATAGTTTTTCAGTTATGtttatttggttttaaaaattaaaatattaaccatAATTTTATGAGTATAATAAAACAAAtacgtttatttttattaaattaaattaaatcgttaatttaaattatatctatttaaatttttgaataattaattagACTTGATAAGTAGATGGATAAATAGATTTGAGAATGAAATATTGGAAATTAAAATACTAGTCATAATTAATCATATGGATATAGCAAAAtgagtatatttatttttattaaattaaattaaatcattaatttaaattatatctatttgaatttttgGATAATTAAACTAGACTAGATATTTGGttgacttttaaaatttaaaaa contains:
- the LOC112756075 gene encoding uncharacterized protein, with translation MGSVPVLKWPRNGYRKLNHKESDNALLPMAELKKGNKASFEKSQSCLESSDESYDKQLYGWYGAIQRQIRRSQYQMRYSQPVRITVSIVVLLCLIVLIAIRAM